The following coding sequences lie in one Rutidosis leptorrhynchoides isolate AG116_Rl617_1_P2 chromosome 4, CSIRO_AGI_Rlap_v1, whole genome shotgun sequence genomic window:
- the LOC139844354 gene encoding CAAX prenyl protease 2, with product MESHGGDTDGVPVPVAIAACTAMTFFYVAILYSPTVVLRLPPPSSYKSFMIRRFICAAISTVVSLIVCAFILPIKSWEVSYLLSAYGIRLHHTWEGVVLPLFLTSSMYAGSFVLKIVSLWSTWAEDSDDQINLSFDGLKRILQKFVNWMLSLVDNISAWRIYIVAPLTEELVFRACMIPLLLCGGFKPYTVILLSPVFFSLAHLNHLLEFYMQQDSGFLRAAMVVGFQLGYTVIFGSYASFLFVRTGHIAAPLVSHVFCNYMGLPVFFSHKTGMVSVAFVAGVVSFVYLLFPLTSPDLYNNTTDDCKCWHRYCGWTN from the exons ATGGAATCCCACGGCGGCGATACCGACGGCGTTCCGGTACCGGTAGCAATCGCTGCGTGTACCGCCATGACATTCTTCTATGTGGCCATACTATACTCTCCGACAGTCGTCCTCCGTCTTCCACCGCCATCATCTTACAAAAGCTTCATGATCCGACGGTTCATTTGCGCTGCTATATCCACCGTCGTTTCACTTATTGTTTGCGCTTTTATTCTCCCC ATAAAGAGTTGGGAGGTTTCTTACTTGCTTAGCGCATATGGTATTCGTCTACACCACACA TGGGAAGGTGTGGTTCTACCTCTTTTTCTGACATCATCAATGTATGCCGGATCATTTGTCCTTAAAATTGTCTCACTTTGGAGCACGTGGGCTGAGGATAGTGATGACCAGATCAATTTATCATTTGATGGCTTAAAACGTATTCTTCAAAAGTTCGTTAATTGGATGCTATCCCTGGTTGATAATATTTCAGCTTGGAGAATTTATATCGTG GCTCCACTTACAGAAGAGTTGGTTTTCAGGGCATGTATGATACCTTTGCTTTTATGTGGAGGATTTAAACCGTATACAGTAATACTTCTCTCTCCCGTTTTCTTCAGTTTAG CTCACCTGAATCATTTATTAGAGTTTTACATGCAACAAGATTCCGGTTTTTTGAGAGCTGCCATGGTTGTAG GTTTTCAGCTTGGCTACACTGTGATCTTTGGGTCATATGCATCATTTCTCTTTGTCCGAACCG GACATATAGCTGCACCACTTGTGTCACACGTGTTTTGCAATTACATGGGACTTCCCGTATTCTTCTCGCACAAGACAG GGATGGTGAGTGTGGCGTTTGTGGCAGGGGTGGTGAGTTTTGTATATCTTTTATTTCCACTCACTTCACCTGATCTGTACAACAATACAACCGATGACTGCAAATGCTGGCATAGATATTGTGGTTGGACTAATTGA